A window of Streptomyces broussonetiae genomic DNA:
CGCCCGTGCGTGCACCTCGCCCCGGTCTGTGCGGACCCCGGCCACCGCGCCGTCCGCCGTGCGCACCACCCCGGTCACGGTCCGGTCCGTGTGCAGCCGGGCGCCCGAGGCGCGCAGCAGGTGCGCGGCGGCCAGCGCGGGCATGACCTGGGCGTCCTGTGGATAGTGCACCCCGCCCGCCATCCCGGGTGCCAAGTGGGGCTCGAATTCGGGAAGTCCGGCCGCATCCACCGGATCGGCCACGACCCCGGCCTCGCGCTGCCCGGCCGCGAACCGTGTGAGCGCGGCCAGTGCGCCGGGCGTCGAGGCGACCACCAGGCCGCCCTTGGGTTCGTACTCGACGGCCGCGCCCAGCTCGCCCGCCAGGTCGTCCCACAACCGGGCCGACAGCAGGGCGAGTTCGAGTTCGGGGCCCGGTTCCTTGTCGGATACGAGCAGGTTGCCCTCGCCCGCGCCGGTGGTGCCGCCGGCCACCGGTCCCCGGTCCACCACCCGCACATCGAGGCCGGTCCGCGTGGCGTACAGCGCGCAGGCCGCACCCACCATCCCGGCTCCGACGACCACGACATCGCAGGTCAGTCGCTTCGCCACGTCAGTACTATGTCACATGGCGCACTTTCTGAGGAGACCTCGGACACCCTCGGCCCTCCCTCGTGCCCTCCACTGCCGCCCGGCCGGAGTCCCGGGCGTGGACACCCTCTTGACGTCGCCCGGCACCGGATCGACACTCCAGGGAGGGAATCCTAGTGAACAGGTAGGGAACCATGCGGCGCCTCGAAACGGTCACCGGCCGAACGGGCCGTACACCGTTGCGCGCACCCCTGCTCACCTCCCGCCTGCACATCGACCTCCAGCGCGTCTGCAGCGCGATCAGCCTGCACCGCTGAGCCGGGCCCGCGCGCCCGCCGGCCGACGACCTCCGTCGGCGCGCCCCTGACGCACGCCCACCACCCGGGGAGACGCATGTCCATCACCTCACTCGCCGCCGTCCCGTCCGTCCACCGGGCCTGCCCCGTCTTCCGGGGCCGGATCGGCCAGGACGCGCGCAGCGGCCACTACGCCGTGCCCCACCGCTACCGGCTGCATCTGTCGACCGCCTGTCCCGACGGGCTGCGCCTCGCCGTCGGGCACAGCCTCCTCGGCCTGGACGCCGGCTGTCCGGTCACCGTGCTGCCCGCCGTCCCGGACTGTCCCGGCGGCGGCCACGCGGCGCTGCGCCCGCTGTACGAGGCGAGCGCGCACCACTACACCGGCCCGGCCCTTGCCCCGGTGCTCAGCGACGACTGGTCCGGACGCATCGTCAGCACCGAGGCCCGCGACATCCTGCGCGACCTCGACCGCTTCCCGCACGAGGGCGGCGCGGCACTCTACCCGAGCGGCCAGGAGTCCGTGATCGAGGCCGTCGAGGCCATGTGTGACGCCATCGAGGAGGCCGCGCAGTGCGCCGGACGGGCCGGCACCGGGCCGGTCGAGCGGGCCGCGGCCCTCGACGCGCTGTTCGACACCCTGGGCCGGCTGGAGAGCCGGCTCACGGAAGAGGAATACCTGGTCGACGACCGGCTCACCGCCGCCGACGTCGAACTGTGGGTGACCCTGGTGCAGTTGGACATGGTCCACCGCTGCCACCTCGACGCCTCCGCCGTGCACCGCATCGCCGCCCACCGCGCTCTGTGGGTCTACGCCGGCCGGCTGGCCGCACGCCCCGCCTTCGGCCGGCACCTCGACCTCGAGGGCATCTCCCGCCGCCACCACGGCCGTTGCCAGGGCCTGGAGGCCGCCGGGGCCGCCGTCCAGATCCTGGACTGGGCGGGCCGCGCCGCCGACACCGAGGACGCTTCCCGCAGGTGACGCGCGCACCGGGTACGTCTGATCCTCACCAGTGCCGTGTCCGTCGTCCAGTTCTACGTCGAGCGGTACTTCGCCCGCGGTGCCCCCCGCGCGCTGTCGCCGACCCCGCTGCAGAAGGCGCGGGCGGCCCTCACCGGAGTGCGGGCCCGGCTGCGCAGGGAGGCCGCCGTATGACCGCCACCGGCACCCCGCACAGCGCCCCGGCCGCCCTGGAGGTGCACAACGTCCACCAGCGGTACGGCACCCATCGCGTGCTGGACGGCATCGACCTGAGCGTGCGTCCGACCCCGACCACCGACTCCGACCACCTCCTCCCACGACGTCCAGCCGACGGCCTCCCCTCGACGCCCTCCCCCCGACGGCCTCCCGCCGACCGCCACCACCACCGAACGACAAGGACAGCCATGCCCAGCCACCTTTCCCGACGCGGACTGACCCGCGGCATCACCGCGGCGATCGCGGTCGCCACCCTCGCCACCGGGCTCGCCGCCTGCGGTGGTGACAGCGACGCGGCCACCTCCCCCGTCACCCGCCAGGCCCGGTGAGATCGTCGTCGGACAGGTCTCCAACGGCGCCGCCCGGCAGACCACCGTCAAGGTGTCCGAGGTGAAGTCCATCAGCGCCGAACTGCCCCCATCGCTCCGCAAGAGCGGCAGGCTCGTCATCGGCGAGGGAGCCCTCCCGGCCGGATTCCCGCCGCTGGCGTACGTGGGCAGCGACCAGCGGACCCTCACCGGCTCCGAAACTACGCGACCCTGGACCACCTCGCCGACGGCCGCCTGGACCTGATCACAGGCAAGGGCAACGGCACTGCCCAGCGGGAGCTGTTCCAGGTCACGCCCGAGGACCAGTGGGACCGCAACACCGAGAGCTACGAGGTGTTCCGGCAGCTGTGGCGGCAGGACCGGGTCACCGCCGACACCCGCTTCCGGCCGCCGCTGAAGGACGCCGAGGTCTGGCCGCGGCCGTACCAGCGTCCCGTCCGGGTCTGGCACGGCAGCGCCACCAGCAGGTGGTCCGTGGACCTCGCCGCCCGCCACGGCGACCCGCTGTTCTCGGCGAACGTGACCCACCCCGTGGAGCCGTACGCCGAGCTGGTCCGTCACTGCCGCGAGCGCTGGACGCACCACGGCCGGCATCCGGCGGACCTCGCGATCGGCGCGGGCTCCGCCGGGCTGTACGTGGCGCGCACCTCCCAGGAGGCGCTGGAGGCCTACCGGCCGGTCTTCGAGCGCAACCTGGCGTTCCAGCGCAGGTCCGCACTGCCCGTGGTCTTCGAGACCCTGGAGGACTTCGTGGCGCGCAGCTCGGCTTTGATCGGCAGTCCCCAGCAGGTCATCGACAAGGTGCACCGCTACCACGAGCAGCTCGGGCACACGGTCCTGCATGTGCACGCGGAGGCCGGCGGCCTCACCGGCGTCCAGCACCGGGACTCCCTGGAACTGTTCCAGTCGGCGGTCGCCCCCGTACTGCGCACGGAGATACCGGACCCGCCGTTCCCCTGGGCCCCGGTGCGGCCCGCAACGCAAACCGGCCCCGGACCGGAGGCGGAACCGGCGGGCCGCTGACGCCCCGGGCTCACTCGTTCCAGCCGGGACGGTCCTGGCTCACTGGTTCCAGCCCGGACGGCGCCTCGGCCACCGGGCGTTCGTGCCGTGTTCGCACGTGGACGTCGGCGTGGTCGCGGACGTCACCTCCCCCGTAGGTGACGTCCGCGACCGCTCCCCCGGTGCCGGACTTTGGTCGCCCTGGTCCGTGTGCCGTCACCAGCACATGACCGCTGTCTCTCCCGATCCCCACGTCGAGTACAGCCGGACCCGGACGACATAGCGGCGGCCCTTGACGAGCCGTACCCGGACGGCGGCGTTGTCCGGCGCGCCGCCGTCGTCGTGGCCCGCGAGGAAACGCGGTTCCCCGTCGCGCTCCTCGAAGACCACGAGCACGGTGTCGGCGTCGCCGAAGGTGCCCACGGTGTAGTCGCGGGTCTCCGGCGGCTCGACGGTGAAGTCGGCCTGCTCGCCCGGACCGAGCCCGAGCGGCGCCGAACGGAACGGCACGAGCGCGGCCGGAGCGGCCGGGTCGGCCGGCGGATACCAGCGGAGCACGAACTCCTTGTCCGCCGGGGACGGGGCACCGGACGGACGCAGCCCCCCGCGGTACTGCTCCGGCTCCAGCACCAGCCCCGGCCCGAACGGGAACGTCATGATCGAGTGCGGATCCCACACCGAACCGCTGGCCTCGCCGGCCTCGAGCGTGTGCAGGACGTTCGTGTCCGTCGTCTCCCGGTTCCAGAAGTTCGGCGGGCCCGCCAGCTCGGCGTACACGGCCTCGTCGTCCCAGTGGAGCCCGGCGTACGGGCTCTGGTGCTCGTGCGCCATGCCGAGTGCGTGCCCGATCACGTGCAGGACCGTCGCATGCTCCCCGGGCCAGGTCACATCCCAGCCCAGGTTCATGGTGCGTTCGCCCCGGCCGACCGACAGCGCCTCCCGGCCCACCGCCGACCAGGAGCCGCCGCCGGTCTGGAACCCGATCCGCAGCTCCGCCTCGTGCCGGTCGCCGACCTCGGCGAACGTGACACCGATGCCGAGCCCCTGCCACTCGCGGAAGCAGGCGCGTACCGCGTCCCGCTGCGCCTCGCCGCCGGCCCACGGCACCCGGCGCAGCTCCCCGGTCCCGGGGACCGGGATCACCGAGGCGGCACAGACGTCGTCGTAGAAGTAGTAGTGCAGGACCGTGCCGTTGACCCACATCCGCCGCCCGGCGAGCAGCGCGCCCAGCCGCTCGGCCGTCAGCCCCGGGGCGAAGCACGGGGCCGGCTGCCGCGGTAGCGAGCAGAGGCGTCGGGTCATGCGGACAGCGTGCCCGAACGCCACCACCGGGCACCTGAGTCGGGGGCTACTCAAGTCGCCCTGTATCAAACCTGAGTACGCGGGCTCTGGTTGGTGTGAGGACTTACGAACAGGACGCGACGACACCGGTGCCGCCCTGGCCGTTCACCGGCCGGGACGAGGAACTCGAGCTGGTCCGCGGGGCGTGGGCCGCCGGGCGGCACGGCATCGTGGTGACCGGCCCGGCCGGCCACGGCAAGACCCGGTTGATCGCGGAGGCGGTCCGGGGCACCGACCATGCCCGGGTGACCGGCACACCCGAGGCCCGTGACCTGCCCTTCGCCGCCTTCGCACACCTGCTGCCCGACGGTGTCTCGCCGCAGCGCGCGGTCCAGATCCTGTCCGGGGTACGGCTCCTCGTCGTGGACGACGCCCACCTGCTGGACGAGGCCTCCGCCGCCCTCGTCCACCAGCTCGCCGTGCACGGCCGCACCCGGCTCGTCGTGGCCGCGGTGGACGGTGTGCCCGCACCGGGCGCGGTGTCCCGGCTGTGGACCGGGGAACTGCTGCCCCGACTTGCCCTGGCGCCACTGCCGTTCGAGGACGTGGCGCAGCTGCTCACCGCGACCGGCCTGGAAACGCTCACCGTGCGCCGTCTGTACGCCGTGTGCCGGGGCGACCTGCGGCTGCTGCGCGACCTGGTGACCACGCTCTGCGTGGACGGCCGGCTGACGCCCGTTGCGGGCACCGGCGAGCGGGCCTGGCGCGGCGCGCTGCCGCTCACCCCGGCCGTGCGCGAGCGGCTCGCCCCGGTGCTCGAACGATCCGCCGTCGCCGAGCGGGAGACGCTGGAACGCCTTGCGTTCGCGGAGCCGTTGCCGCTGCCGCTCGACGACCTGGACCTGGACGTCCTGGAGCGTCTGGAGACGGACGGTCTGATCCACGTCGACGACCAAGGCGGTGCCGTCGCCCTCGCCGACCCGCTGCACGGCCCCGCCCTGCGCGCCGGGGCCGGCCGGCTGCGCGCCCGCCGGCTGACGCGTGCCCCTCGCGATGTCGGACCGGACCTCGAGAGCGAACAGCGAGCCCTGGTAGGGGCGATCGAGCGGCTCGACGTCCGGGCGGTGCCCACTCCGGTGGGGGAGTGGGTGGTGGCGGAGGGAGCCCGGGTCCCGGCCGGATACGCCGCCGTGCGGGCCCGGTTCGCCCGGCTGCGGGGCGAGCTGCGCGACGCCGCCGCCTGGGCCCGCGAGGGGCTGCGCAGCGCACCGGGGGACAGTGGCTGCCGTACGGAACTGAGGCTGGCCGACGGGGAGTTGAATGAAGGGGACGACGTCTACGCGCGGTACGACTCCGTACGTCTGGGGGAGCCCGGGCGGTCCGTGCGGGAGCTGCCCGCGGGCAGTGTGTTCGCGCAGCACGCCGAAGCGCTGACGCTCGGGGACGGCGGCGGACTGGACCGTGCCGCCGAGGAACTGCGGGAGCGGGGGTTCCTGCTCTTCGCCGCCGAGGCGCACGCGCAGGCCGTACGGGCCCACCGGGATCCGCGTGCCGCCCGGCGCTCACGCACCCGCGCGGTTGCCCTCGCGCGCCGCTGCCAGGGAGCGCGCACACCGGTGCTGGCAGGTCTCGTCCTCGGTGAACTGACCGCCCGGCAGCGCCAGATCGTGACCCTCGCGGCGGCGGGGCTGAGCAACCGGGAGATCGCCGAACGGCTCACGCTGTCCGTGCGGACCGTCGGCAACCATCTGTACAGCGCCTACACACGGCTCGGAACCGGGGACCGAGGGGCGTTGCCCTGGTTGGTGGAGTTGCCGCAGTGCGCGTCGGCATAGCAGCGCTCAGGCCGCCCCGAACGCCGCGAACGCCCACCCCGTCGCCTGGTGGACCGGGTCGCCCGGCAGGGCGCTGCGGGCGTCGCGCAGGGCCTCGGCGAGCGACAGGCCCGCATCGAGGCCCTTGTGCAGGGCCAGCATCAGGGGGACCACCGCCGCGTCGTTGACCGGGGCGCTGCTCGCCACCACCCCGGCCGTGCCCAGCGGGAGCAACGCCGTGACCAGGCCGAGGAGTTCGTCGGCGCCGACCGAGGCGAGGCGGGCCGTGTCGCAGCTGGAGAGGATGATCCGGTACGGGCTGCGGGCCAGGCGCTCGAAGTCGTGCACGATCAGCGGGCCGTCGGCCATCCGCAGACTGCTGAACAGCGGGCTGTCCGCGCGAAACGTGCCGTGCGCCGCGAGATGGGCGAGGGCCGCGCCGTCGAGGTGCTCCAGGACCCGGGGGACCTGGGCGTCGTCCCCCTCCAGGACCGTCGCCGTGCCGTACCGGCCCGTCAGTTCCGGCACCTCGGCGCCGCCGGTGGCGAGGCCGGGGCCGCGCACCAGGACGTGCCGGCCGCCCGGCGGCGGCTCGGTCTCGCGAGCGCGCAGCCAACTGCCCGCCGACGGGGAGACGCTGAGCACCCGCTCGCGCAGCGCGGGCAGCAGCGCCCACGGCACGCGGTGCAGGGCGCCCGGCGGCACGATCACCACGGGACCGGCGCCAAGATGCTGCGCGGCCCCGCCCAGCAGCAGCTCCTGCAGTCGCCGCCCGCCCGCCTCCACCAGCGGCAGCCGTGCCTCGGCGCCGGGGTGGGCGAGCCGCCGCAGGCCCGCCTGGACGTACTCGGCCTCGGCCATCGCCTCCGTCAGCGGGCCGCCCGCGAACCGCCGCACCCGGCCCTGTCCGCACAGCAGCACGTGCACCCGCCCGTCCACGACGGCGAGTTCGACCAGGCGGGCGTCGCCGAGCCGGTCCAGCAGCCGGACCGTGTCGAAGCGGTCCCCGCCGTGTGGCGCGGCACCGCGGATGTGATGGGTGCGGGAGCGGATCTCCCGCTCCAGACGCCGCCGTTCGCGCTCCAGAGCGGGCACCGGACGGCCCTCCATCCGGGCCTCCTCCGCACGCGCCGCTATCTCCCGGTAGGCGGTCAGACCGCTCAGCAGCGCCGGGTCGGCGGGCGGCCGGGTGGGCGGCGCGGACAGCACGGTCGACCGCCAGCGCTCGCTCCACTCCAGCAGCCGCCGCGGACTGCCCTGGGCGAGGCCCACCTCCTGGGCGAGCGCCGCCAGTTCGGCCCCCTGCGCGGTCGTGCGGGCCCGCAGCTCCGAGGCGCCGAGCGTCATCCGGTGGTCGTCCAGTACATCCAGGCCGCGCCGGCACGCCTCCAGCACCCCGCGCCGGGACCCGGCGGCGCGGGCCCTGAGCGCCTGCGCCGCCCATCCCGTCACCCTTGCCTGCGGCGGGCCGCCGTACCGGCTGCGCGCGGCGACCGCCAGATGCCGTTCCGCGTCCGCCGTCCAGCCCAGCGCCAGCGCGATCCGGCCCGCGAGCAGCGAGGCGTCCGGGGCGGCGGGCGAACCGAAGGAGGCCAGCTTCTCGGCGACCGCCGCCGCGTCCGCGACCAGCCGCCCCGACCGGCGCCCGGCCGCCACCCGGGCCTCCGTCAGCACCAGCCGGGCATGCGTCTCCCACCACATCCGTCGCTGCGCCGCGAACAGCCGTACGGCCACGGCGGCGCGGGCGACGGCGGTGTGCGGGTCCCCGGCCGAGCAGGCGGCGCGCGCGGCGGCCAGCAGCACCTCGGCCTTGCGGGTGGACTGCCCGCCGATCCGGTCCAGGAACGCGATCGTCGTGTCCGCCTCGGCCAGCGCCTCCGGGGCCAGTCCGGCCGCCATCAGCACCTCGCAGCGCCGGATGGACAGCATGTACGTCGGGGTGCCGAGCTTGGCGTAGCGCTCCTCGGCCTCGTCCAGCAGCCGCAGCGCCGCCGGGATGTCCCCGGAGCGGAACGCGGCCAGCCCCCGGCTCTCCACCGCGTCGGCCTTGTCGTGCTCCTGGCCGGTGGTGTCCCACAGCCGCTCGGCCGCCGTGAAGTCGGCGTCCGCCCGGTCCACCGCGCCGAGCGCCAGATGCACGGTGGCCCGCAGGGTCAGCGCCCGTGCGGTCCAGATGTCGTCGCCGACCTGCCGCAGCACCGGCAGGGCCCGCCGTACGTCCTCCAGCGCCTCCCGGTGGTGGCCCAGCACCCACCACACGTACGCCCGCCGGTACAGCACCCTGGCCCGGGTGTGGCCGCTGCCCCGCGCGACCCCGCGCTCGAAGGAGGTGAGCCCCTGCCGCGTGCGCCCCGCATGCACCAGTGCGACCCCGAGTGTCGCGAGCACGTCGGCCTCCCGGTCGGCCGACTCGGCGCGCGCGGCCAGGTCCCGGGCCCGGCGCAGATGCCCGAGCGCGATCCGCAGATCGCCGAAGTCCCGCTGCCAGATGCCGAGAACCTGGTGGGCGACGCTGGCGTTGAGCGGTGGCGGAGCGGCCTGCAGCACCTGTTCCGCGCGCGCCCGGGCCGCGCCCGGGTCGGCGAAGACCAAGGGCAGCAGTTCGGAAACTGTTTCGCTTCCCGCTGTCACGTCTCGCATGGTAGTGGCCTGATGTATCAGACGGTGGCCCCACGACTCTCACTGTCGAACACCGTCTTTGCGGGGGAGGAGACATCATGGCACCACAGCGTTTCCATGAGCAGTTCGACCACATCCAGCGCGCGATGCCGGACATCGCCCTGGCGATGGGCCCGTACGACGACGGCGCCGCCCACTTCCTGTACGAGAAGGGAGTCGTCCTGGCCCGGGACGGCGAGGAGGCCAGGGTCGTCGAGGACACCGTGCGCGCCCACTTCACCGCGACCGCAGGCCTGGTGCCCGACCATGTGCGCCGGGAAGGACCGCAGGCCAACCGCACCGGCGTGACCCGTATCCGGATCGGCGACCCCGCCGAGGGCACCGACTCCGTCCCGCACGCCCTGCGCGCCCTGCGCGATGCCGAGGGCCGCCAGGGCCGCCGGCTGGTCGGCCGCAACCACCTGGTGCACATCGCGGTCAACGCCTGCCCGAGCGACGAGCCGGTGCCCGTGCCGCGCGGCCGGCCGGCCAACCCGGCCGCCGCCGAGGGCCGTTACGACGCGGCAACCGCCGCCCGGGTCCTCGTGGTCGACACCGGCCTGGTGCACGACCACGGCGGCTACCCGCTGCTCGCGCACACCACGGGCGACACCCAGCCGGCAGAGACCGACGCCGACGGGGCACTGCGCCAGTACGCCGGACACGGCACGTTCATCGCCGGGATCCTCGCGGCGGTCGCGCCGAACACCGAGGTGACCGTCCGCAACACCATGAGCGACGCGGGCGCGATCCTGGAGTCCGAGTTCGGCGCCCGGCTCTTCGAAGCGGTCGACGAGGGCGGCTGGCCCGACATCATCAGCCTCTCCGCCGGCACCACCACCGAGGGCACCGACGGCCTCATCGGCCTGGACGCGTTCATGCGGGAACTGCGCGAGCAGCGCACCCTGCTGGTGGCCGCGGCCGGCAACAACTCCAGCAACGCGCCGTTCTGGCCCGCCGCCTACGCCGCCCTGCCCGAGTACGAGGGCAGCGTCGTGTCGGTGGGCGCGCTCAGCGCGGACGGCGAGAGCGAGGCCTGCTTCAGCAACCACGGCCCCTGGGTACGGGTCTTCGCCCCGGGTGAGCGGCTCACCAGCGCCCTCACCGGTTTCGACACACCCGTGCCGTACGTCTACCAGCACTCCACCTACGACACCTGCCGGTTCGGTTTCGACTACACCTGCACCTGTCAGCTCCCCCGCCACACCGGTGTGCTGAGCGAGGGCCGGGAGAGCACCGGCGCCAAGCCGCACCAGGTGATGTTCGACGGGCTCGCCCAGTGGAGCGGCACCTCCTTCGCCACGCCGGTCGTCGCGGGCCTCGTCGCCGCGCACATGACGGCGCAGCAGGAGCGCGACCCGCGGGCCGCCCGCGACCTGCTGCTGGCGTCGGCCACGGACACCACCGAGGTGCGCGGGGCACGCGTCACGGTGCTCCGGCCGCCCACCTGGCGCCCGGCGTCGGCCGTAGACGCGGCCGTGCCCGTATGAGGTCCGGGACGCTCCGCTCCACGGCGTACGATGACGAGCCGTACACGAGGGGTGGAGCCGTGGACCGTACAGAGGTCGGGGCGTTGGTCCAGTCCGCCGTCGACGGGGACGCCGCGGCCTGGAAGGCGCTCGTGGAAGGGATGAGTCCGCTGGTGTGGTCGGTGGTGCGCGCACACCGGCTCTCGGACGCCGACGCACACGAGGTCTATCAGACCGTGTGGTTCCGCTTCGCCCAGCATCTGGGGCGGATCCGCGAACCCGACAAGGCGGGGGCCTGGCTGGCCAGCACGGCCCGCAACGAGTGCCTGAAGGTACTCAAGAGCCTGGCCCGGCTGACCCTGACGGACGACCCGCAGGTGCTCGACCGGGCCAGCGACGCCCGGACGCCAGAGGAGTCGCTGATCGACTCCGAGGAGGAGGCGGACCGTGCCGAGCGGGTCCGCCGCCTGTGGCAGGAGCTGGAGGGGATGGGCGAGCGCTGCCGGCAACTGCTGCGTGTGCTGGTCGCCTCCCCGCAGCCCAGCTATGTGGAGATCTCGGCCGCGCTCGGTATCGCGGTCGGCAGCATCGGACCCCTGCGGCAGCGCTGCCTGCGCCGGCTGCGGGCCCGGATGGACGCACGAGGTGCGGCATGAGTGGCAGTGACGGCAACGGTGTGCCCCCGCAGGGCACGGACGACGAGGGCGGCCTGCCCCACGAGGACGCGGGCGACGGCGCGTTCGGGGACCTGCTGCTGGAGGAGGAGCTGCGGCAGGCGGCCGCCGTTCTGGACCCGGTCCCCGACGCCTTGCGCCAACTGGCGCTCGAGGCCTTCGCGTTGCACGA
This region includes:
- a CDS encoding NAD(P)/FAD-dependent oxidoreductase, which codes for MAKRLTCDVVVVGAGMVGAACALYATRTGLDVRVVDRGPVAGGTTGAGEGNLLVSDKEPGPELELALLSARLWDDLAGELGAAVEYEPKGGLVVASTPGALAALTRFAAGQREAGVVADPVDAAGLPEFEPHLAPGMAGGVHYPQDAQVMPALAAAHLLRASGARLHTDRTVTGVVRTADGAVAGVRTDRGEVHARAVVNAAGTWGGDLAALAGVRLPVLPRRGFVLVTEPLPRLIRHKVYAADYVADVASDSPCLRTSPVVEGTAAGPVLIGASRERVGFDRSLSLAAVRALAAGAIGLFPFLQRVRALRTYAGFRPYLPDHLPAIGPDPRVPGLFHACGHEGAGIGLATGTGRLIAQALTGQPPELDLTPFRPERFDPDGGEAA
- a CDS encoding RNA polymerase sigma factor, whose protein sequence is MRSGTLRSTAYDDEPYTRGGAVDRTEVGALVQSAVDGDAAAWKALVEGMSPLVWSVVRAHRLSDADAHEVYQTVWFRFAQHLGRIREPDKAGAWLASTARNECLKVLKSLARLTLTDDPQVLDRASDARTPEESLIDSEEEADRAERVRRLWQELEGMGERCRQLLRVLVASPQPSYVEISAALGIAVGSIGPLRQRCLRRLRARMDARGAA
- a CDS encoding putative leader peptide, which encodes MRRLETVTGRTGRTPLRAPLLTSRLHIDLQRVCSAISLHR
- a CDS encoding LuxR family transcriptional regulator AbsR2, with protein sequence MRTYEQDATTPVPPWPFTGRDEELELVRGAWAAGRHGIVVTGPAGHGKTRLIAEAVRGTDHARVTGTPEARDLPFAAFAHLLPDGVSPQRAVQILSGVRLLVVDDAHLLDEASAALVHQLAVHGRTRLVVAAVDGVPAPGAVSRLWTGELLPRLALAPLPFEDVAQLLTATGLETLTVRRLYAVCRGDLRLLRDLVTTLCVDGRLTPVAGTGERAWRGALPLTPAVRERLAPVLERSAVAERETLERLAFAEPLPLPLDDLDLDVLERLETDGLIHVDDQGGAVALADPLHGPALRAGAGRLRARRLTRAPRDVGPDLESEQRALVGAIERLDVRAVPTPVGEWVVAEGARVPAGYAAVRARFARLRGELRDAAAWAREGLRSAPGDSGCRTELRLADGELNEGDDVYARYDSVRLGEPGRSVRELPAGSVFAQHAEALTLGDGGGLDRAAEELRERGFLLFAAEAHAQAVRAHRDPRAARRSRTRAVALARRCQGARTPVLAGLVLGELTARQRQIVTLAAAGLSNREIAERLTLSVRTVGNHLYSAYTRLGTGDRGALPWLVELPQCASA
- a CDS encoding S8 family peptidase, yielding MAPQRFHEQFDHIQRAMPDIALAMGPYDDGAAHFLYEKGVVLARDGEEARVVEDTVRAHFTATAGLVPDHVRREGPQANRTGVTRIRIGDPAEGTDSVPHALRALRDAEGRQGRRLVGRNHLVHIAVNACPSDEPVPVPRGRPANPAAAEGRYDAATAARVLVVDTGLVHDHGGYPLLAHTTGDTQPAETDADGALRQYAGHGTFIAGILAAVAPNTEVTVRNTMSDAGAILESEFGARLFEAVDEGGWPDIISLSAGTTTEGTDGLIGLDAFMRELREQRTLLVAAAGNNSSNAPFWPAAYAALPEYEGSVVSVGALSADGESEACFSNHGPWVRVFAPGERLTSALTGFDTPVPYVYQHSTYDTCRFGFDYTCTCQLPRHTGVLSEGRESTGAKPHQVMFDGLAQWSGTSFATPVVAGLVAAHMTAQQERDPRAARDLLLASATDTTEVRGARVTVLRPPTWRPASAVDAAVPV
- a CDS encoding glutathione S-transferase C-terminal domain-containing protein, producing MSITSLAAVPSVHRACPVFRGRIGQDARSGHYAVPHRYRLHLSTACPDGLRLAVGHSLLGLDAGCPVTVLPAVPDCPGGGHAALRPLYEASAHHYTGPALAPVLSDDWSGRIVSTEARDILRDLDRFPHEGGAALYPSGQESVIEAVEAMCDAIEEAAQCAGRAGTGPVERAAALDALFDTLGRLESRLTEEEYLVDDRLTAADVELWVTLVQLDMVHRCHLDASAVHRIAAHRALWVYAGRLAARPAFGRHLDLEGISRRHHGRCQGLEAAGAAVQILDWAGRAADTEDASRR
- a CDS encoding CHAT domain-containing protein, coding for MRDVTAGSETVSELLPLVFADPGAARARAEQVLQAAPPPLNASVAHQVLGIWQRDFGDLRIALGHLRRARDLAARAESADREADVLATLGVALVHAGRTRQGLTSFERGVARGSGHTRARVLYRRAYVWWVLGHHREALEDVRRALPVLRQVGDDIWTARALTLRATVHLALGAVDRADADFTAAERLWDTTGQEHDKADAVESRGLAAFRSGDIPAALRLLDEAEERYAKLGTPTYMLSIRRCEVLMAAGLAPEALAEADTTIAFLDRIGGQSTRKAEVLLAAARAACSAGDPHTAVARAAVAVRLFAAQRRMWWETHARLVLTEARVAAGRRSGRLVADAAAVAEKLASFGSPAAPDASLLAGRIALALGWTADAERHLAVAARSRYGGPPQARVTGWAAQALRARAAGSRRGVLEACRRGLDVLDDHRMTLGASELRARTTAQGAELAALAQEVGLAQGSPRRLLEWSERWRSTVLSAPPTRPPADPALLSGLTAYREIAARAEEARMEGRPVPALERERRRLEREIRSRTHHIRGAAPHGGDRFDTVRLLDRLGDARLVELAVVDGRVHVLLCGQGRVRRFAGGPLTEAMAEAEYVQAGLRRLAHPGAEARLPLVEAGGRRLQELLLGGAAQHLGAGPVVIVPPGALHRVPWALLPALRERVLSVSPSAGSWLRARETEPPPGGRHVLVRGPGLATGGAEVPELTGRYGTATVLEGDDAQVPRVLEHLDGAALAHLAAHGTFRADSPLFSSLRMADGPLIVHDFERLARSPYRIILSSCDTARLASVGADELLGLVTALLPLGTAGVVASSAPVNDAAVVPLMLALHKGLDAGLSLAEALRDARSALPGDPVHQATGWAFAAFGAA
- the absR1 gene encoding beta-glucuronidase AbsR1, translated to MTRRLCSLPRQPAPCFAPGLTAERLGALLAGRRMWVNGTVLHYYFYDDVCAASVIPVPGTGELRRVPWAGGEAQRDAVRACFREWQGLGIGVTFAEVGDRHEAELRIGFQTGGGSWSAVGREALSVGRGERTMNLGWDVTWPGEHATVLHVIGHALGMAHEHQSPYAGLHWDDEAVYAELAGPPNFWNRETTDTNVLHTLEAGEASGSVWDPHSIMTFPFGPGLVLEPEQYRGGLRPSGAPSPADKEFVLRWYPPADPAAPAALVPFRSAPLGLGPGEQADFTVEPPETRDYTVGTFGDADTVLVVFEERDGEPRFLAGHDDGGAPDNAAVRVRLVKGRRYVVRVRLYSTWGSGETAVMCW